Part of the Sporomusa termitida genome, TGGCGCTTGAACCTGACTGCGGGTGCGCTTATTATGATGAAGAGGGCCGTCTGACCATTCATTCCAAGAGTATTGCCCTGCATTTACACCATGCCATGATTTGTCCGGGAGTCGGCATTGAACCGGATAAACTGCGGCTTGTCGCCAACCCGACAGGCGCCACCTTCGGCTACAAGTTCAGTCCGACCAATGAAGCTTTGCTGGGTGTGGCTTGTATGGCTACCGGCAAACCGGTTTCCCTTAACTTTAATATGTATCAAATGATCACTTATACCGGCAAACGCTCGCCGGTGTTTATGAAATGCAAAATCGCTGCCGAGAAAACAACCGGCAAGCTGGTGGCTATGGAAACCGACTGGGCAATGGATCATGGCCCGTACAGCGAGTTCGGCGATTTGGCCACACTGCGTCAGGCTCAGTTTACCGGTGCCGGTTATAACATACCCAACATCCGCGGCAAAGGCCGCACTGTCTGCACCAACCATGCCTGGGGCTCCGCTTTCCGGGCCTACGGCTCACCGCAGGCATTCCTGGCTTCAGAGATTGCGATTGATGAACTGGCAGAAAAACTGGGGCTGGACCCGCTGGAATTCCGGTTTAACAATATCTACCGGCCTGGCGATACGACACCAACCCAGCAAGTACCGGAAGTATTCTGCTTTGAAAATATGTTTAATACGCTGCGGCCCTTGTGGAAAGAGGCAAAACAACGCTGCCAGGAACTGTCTACGCCGGAGAAGAAACGCGGGGTAGGCCTGTCGCTGGGGATTTATGGCTGCGGCCTTGACGGTCCGGACGGCTCTCAGGCCTGGATTGAGTTGACTCCGCAAGGCGTTTCGGTTGGGTCATCCTGGCAGGATCACGGCCAGGGCGCCGACCTTGCTGCCTTAACCCATGCCCATGAAACCCTCCGCCAGATGGGGATTACACCGGAACAAATCAAGCTGGTGATGAATGACATGGCGTTTACCCCGGCCAGCGGCCCGTCGGGCGGCAGCCGGCAAAACGTTATGACCGGGAATGCTATCAGGGTCGGGTGCGAAATGTTAGTAAATGCTATGCGTAAACCGGACGGCACTTTCCGTACCTATGACGAAATGGTAGCCGAAAACATTCCTCTCCGTTATGATGGCAAATGGGCGGCCTCGATGTGTACGGACTGCGATCCGGAAACTGCCAAGGGGAATCCATTCGCTGTCTATATGTATGAAGTATTTATGCCGGAGGTTGAGGTTGATATTAAGACAGGCAAGGCCAGGGTGGTTAAATTTACCACAATTGCCGATATTGGCACCCTGACCAACAAGGCAACTACCGATGGCCAAATCTATGGTGGTCTGGCCCAGGGGATTGGCCTGGCCCTGACGGAAGATTTTGAGGACCTTAAAAAACATACTAATCTGGTAGCGTGCGGTTTCCCCTTTGTCCAGGATATACCGGATGAGATGGATATTATTTACAATATAACTCCCCGGGAACACGGTCCGTATGGGGCCGCCGGTGTGGGTGAAGGGCCGCTGACCGCACCCCATCCTGCCATCCTGAACGCTATCTACAATGCTTGCGGTGTACGCATTTATGCCGTTCCCGCCCTCCCGGAAAAAATTAAAGCCGGCCTGGAAGCACTTGGTGCCAAGCGGGAGGTTGCCGGCGGCAAATAATAAAAATTAAAGAATTTGTATAGGCCTAAAGCGAACTGGAAAACCGGCCTGGCTTTCAGTTCGTTTTAGGTTTCCCTGTACCAGGGAAAGGATGAGCGGTGTGGATCAGAAACTACTGCGTCAGCGGGAAGCCAAATGTGTGCAGGAAAATCCGCCTGGTTGTACGGCTGCCTGCCCTGTTCATGTCGATGTCCGGGGAATCGTTAACGCTGTACGTAAGGGGGATTATGCGGCAGGCTTTGCTTTGTTGTACAGAATCATCCCTTTTCCGGGGATTATCAGCAGGATTTGTGAACAGCCCTGTCAGCAGGCCTGTAAGCGTAATGAAGTGGATGAGCCTATTTTTATCCGGGCTTTGGAAAAGATATGTGTTGATAACAATACAACTATACCTAAAATTATGCTGCCGCTGCCGAAAAAACAGAAAGTGGCGATTGTTGGTGCCGGGTTAAGTGGTTTGACCGCCGCCGTGGAACTGGCCCGCAAAGGGTACCAGGTGACTGTTTTTGAAGCAGCAGACCTGTTGGGCGGCAGCATCCGGAAATTTCCGGGAAATAAATTACCCCTGCCGGTCATTGAGGATGATTTAGCCAGGCTGCAAAAATTGCCCCTGACGATCAAAGCGGCTATGCCGGTTACGCGGTTAGACAGCCTGTACCCGGATTTTGATGCCGTTTATCTGGCGACCGGCAACCAGGCCGCTTACTTACAGTTAGATCTCCAACTGGACGCTGCGGGGATGATTATAGTCGAGCCCTTATCGCTGGTAACAAGCAACAGCAAGGTTTTTGCCGGTGGCAGCCTCCGCCGTGAGGCTAACGGTTATTCGGCGATTCTCTCGATTGCCGACGGCAAGGTGGCGGCAATCTCGATTGACCGTCTGTTCCAGAACGCTTCCCTGACCGCCAACCGGGACACAGAAGGACCGTTCAAGAGCACCCTTTATACCAACATTGACGATGTAAAACCTGAGCCTATGGTCTGTGCGGCTGCGGCTGACGGGGGCTATACCAAGGAGGAAGCCGGTGCGGAAGCCGAGCGCTGCCTGTTGTGCCAGTGTCTGGAATGTGTTAAGGTCTGTGAATATCTGGCCCATTACCGGGCTTACCCCAAGCGGTATGTGCGCGAAATATATAATAATTTATCAATTGTAATGGGCATCCATCATGCCAATAAGATGATAAATTCCTGCAGCCTGTGCGGCCTGTGCGAGCAAGTCTGCCCGCAGAAATTAAATATGGGTGAGGTGTGCCAGCAGGCGCGGCAAATGATGGTGGACAAAGGGAAAATGCCGCCGTCAACCCATGAATTTGCCCTGCAGGATATGCATTTCAGCAATAGTGACCGCTGTTTCCTGGCCCGGCATCAACCAGGCTTTGCCACAAGTACGGTTGTGTTTTACCCCGGCTGCCAGCTGGCGGCGTCATCACCACAGTACGTAAGCCAGGCTTACCAATTTTTGTGTGAAAAAATGGCCGGCGGGGTTGGGCTGATGCTGGGGTGTTGCGGTGCTCCGGCCAAATGGGCCGGCCAAGAGCAGGAATACCAGGAAACGCTCCGCCAGATTGACCAGAACTGGCGGGAGTTAGGGAGCCCCAGGGTAATTACTGCCTGTCCAAGCTGTTACAGCCTGTTTAGGCACCACGTTCCGGATATGGCTGTCGAGAGCTTATGGACAGTGCTGGACCGTATTGGCTTGCCGGCCGGGGCGGGGGCGGCCGGTCTTGGGCAGAAACTGGCAATCCATGATAGTTGTACCACCAGGGATGAGCCTGAACTGCAAAATAGTGTGCGCAGTATTATGTCGAAGCTGGGGCTGCAGGCTGAGGAACTGCCGCTTAACCGTGACACTACTGTCTGCTGCGGTTATGGCGGTTTGATGATTTATGCCAATCAAGAGGTGGCCCATAAGGTCATCCAGCGGCGGATTAAGGAGAGTGAGTCAGACTATCTGACCTACTGTGTGATGTGCCGCGATAATTTCGCCAGTCAGGGCAAACGGGTTCTGTATCTGCTGGATGTAATTTTTGGCAGCGATGCCAATCACCTTGCGGCCCAGGCCGGTCCAGGTTATTCAGCCCGTCAGGAGAACCGGGCCCGGCTGAAAACAACGCTGCTGCGGGCGGTGTGGGGGGAACCGGGTGTGGAGGAGGCCCAGGCAAAGTTTAAAGTCACCATTCCCGAGGATGTATTGCGGGTTATGGAAGAAAGAAGGATTCTTGTTGACGATGTAACCCGGGTGATTGACCATGGGGAAACCAGCGGCAATAAGCTCAAGGACCCGGTCAGAGGCCATTATATCGCTTATTTTCAGCCGGCTAATGTAACCTACTGGGTCGAATACCTGCCGCAGGATGACGGTTTTGTTGTGCGGAATGCCTATTGCCACAGACTTGTTATTACCAGCTAGTGGAGGAGACAGCCGATGAGCACTTACAAGGTTCAGCAGCAGCAAATGGTTATTATTTGTGTTAAGTGTGGTATTCAGCTGACATTGGGGCAAGTGACGCTATCCTATCTGGAAAGCAGCTTTCCGGTCGAGCTGTATAGATGTTCTGCCTGTGGCTTAGTGTACATACCGGAGGAATTGGCCAATGGTAAAATGAAGCAGGTGGAAGCCGCGCTGGAGGATAAGTGATGATTCATCACCATCCCGGCGGGTTACCGTTAACGAAGCGGGTTGTTGAGTGCGCGGCCTTTGCGCCGGGGGCCCGGGTTGTGGATATTGGCTGCGGTACCGGTCAGACTGTGGAATACTTACGCAATACCTGTGGCTTACAGGCAGTGGGAATAGACTTGGCCGAGTCACGGCTGGAGCAGGGGCGGGCCCGGGTGCCGGGCTTACCCCTTATGAGAGCGGCCGGCGAAGCATTACCCTTTGCGACTGCCTCAATGGACGGGGCGCTGGCTGAGTGCAGCCTGTCGGTTATGACGGATAGCAGCAGGGTTTTGGCAGAAATACACAGGATACTTGTTGACAGGGGAAAACTGGTGATTACCGATCTGTATGTGCGCAAGCCGGCTGCCGCTTGTCCGGCCGGTGCCGGCCCAGGCGGCGAATTGCGGAAGCAGCTGGCGGATGCCGGGTTTCGCATTCTGGTATGGGAGGATCAGACGGCTTATTTACGTGAATTTGTGGCTTGTTATCTTATGCAGTATGGTTCAATAGCAGAGCTTTGGCAATGCACAGCGAATGGCAAGATGAACAAACAAATGGGATATTTTCTGCTGCTGGCCGAAAAATGCCAGACGAAAGGGTGAGGCTTATGACTGATCAACCATGTCCGCGCTGTCAGGCCCCGATTAACAGCGTACCTTTGTATCAATGCTGCCGGTGCTTTACGATCTATTGCAGTAACTGCCGGGAGACGCAGGCGGGGCGGGCCTGTCCGAAATGTGGAATGGGCTCGCGGTTAATACTGGCCCAGGGAAAGTAAAAATAAAGGTTTTCTTTGGGGGGTGAGATGATGAACGAGCAAGAGCAACAGGTTTCTGCCGATAAAATTGAGGCTGACTCTATTATCGTGGAAGTTACCGATAAAAGCACCGGCAAAACGTTCAGGCGCAGCCTGCCGGTGCGGTATCTGGAAAACGATAACGGCATAATTTTATATGGGGAAACAATGGATGCTGTCCCGACTCAGATTAGTCTCCTGTCGGAAACGGCTCTGGCAAAACTCAGTGGTTTGATTGGCCGGGGTCCGGACCAGCCACGGTGCAGCTAAGGAGGGAGACGATGACAGAAACGTTCTTTCAACTGATGGAGTTATCACAGGCCGGGTTTTACTGCAGCCAGATCCTGCTTATTATCGGCCTGGAGGCCCAGGGCAAGGAGAATCCGGATTTGGTGCGGGCCATGTCGGGGTTAAACGGCGGGCTGGGCTTTTGCGGCAAGACCTGCGGTGCTTTGACCGGTGGTGCCTGTCTTATCGGCCTTTATGCCGGCAAGGGAACAGCTGAGGAAATGGAAGACAGCCGTCTCAACGATATGATCAGAGAGCTTGTGGGATGGTTTGAACAAGAGAATCTCCCCCGGTTTGGCAGTATCAATTGCCATGATATTTTAGAGGGCAATCCTGCTAACCGGATGTCACGCTGTCCGCAG contains:
- a CDS encoding molybdopterin-dependent aldehyde oxidoreductase — translated: MQKKVLNINGLPRTLIVDTEASLASVLREQLLLTGCKVGCNQGQCGTCSIILDGRVVRSCVVKMKRVPDEANVTTIEGLATPNNLHPLQVAWMAYGCAQCGFCSPGFILSAKVLLDENPNPTRADVRNWFQKNRNACRCTGYKPLVDAVMAAAKVIRGEVRKEELLYQPVGNKIYGTTYHRPSALQKVTGTWDFGADVALQMPPGTLRLALVQAEVSHANIKGIDTAEAEKMPGVYKVVTHKDVKGKNRITGLITFPTNKGDGWDRPILCDEKVFQFGDAIAIVCADTEEHARAAAKKVVVDLEVLPAYMSAPAAMAPDAIEIHPGVPNAYFEQGIVKGADTKPLMEKADVVTVEVDTYCSRQPHMALEPDCGCAYYDEEGRLTIHSKSIALHLHHAMICPGVGIEPDKLRLVANPTGATFGYKFSPTNEALLGVACMATGKPVSLNFNMYQMITYTGKRSPVFMKCKIAAEKTTGKLVAMETDWAMDHGPYSEFGDLATLRQAQFTGAGYNIPNIRGKGRTVCTNHAWGSAFRAYGSPQAFLASEIAIDELAEKLGLDPLEFRFNNIYRPGDTTPTQQVPEVFCFENMFNTLRPLWKEAKQRCQELSTPEKKRGVGLSLGIYGCGLDGPDGSQAWIELTPQGVSVGSSWQDHGQGADLAALTHAHETLRQMGITPEQIKLVMNDMAFTPASGPSGGSRQNVMTGNAIRVGCEMLVNAMRKPDGTFRTYDEMVAENIPLRYDGKWAASMCTDCDPETAKGNPFAVYMYEVFMPEVEVDIKTGKARVVKFTTIADIGTLTNKATTDGQIYGGLAQGIGLALTEDFEDLKKHTNLVACGFPFVQDIPDEMDIIYNITPREHGPYGAAGVGEGPLTAPHPAILNAIYNACGVRIYAVPALPEKIKAGLEALGAKREVAGGK
- a CDS encoding pyridine nucleotide-disulfide oxidoreductase/dicluster-binding protein → MDQKLLRQREAKCVQENPPGCTAACPVHVDVRGIVNAVRKGDYAAGFALLYRIIPFPGIISRICEQPCQQACKRNEVDEPIFIRALEKICVDNNTTIPKIMLPLPKKQKVAIVGAGLSGLTAAVELARKGYQVTVFEAADLLGGSIRKFPGNKLPLPVIEDDLARLQKLPLTIKAAMPVTRLDSLYPDFDAVYLATGNQAAYLQLDLQLDAAGMIIVEPLSLVTSNSKVFAGGSLRREANGYSAILSIADGKVAAISIDRLFQNASLTANRDTEGPFKSTLYTNIDDVKPEPMVCAAAADGGYTKEEAGAEAERCLLCQCLECVKVCEYLAHYRAYPKRYVREIYNNLSIVMGIHHANKMINSCSLCGLCEQVCPQKLNMGEVCQQARQMMVDKGKMPPSTHEFALQDMHFSNSDRCFLARHQPGFATSTVVFYPGCQLAASSPQYVSQAYQFLCEKMAGGVGLMLGCCGAPAKWAGQEQEYQETLRQIDQNWRELGSPRVITACPSCYSLFRHHVPDMAVESLWTVLDRIGLPAGAGAAGLGQKLAIHDSCTTRDEPELQNSVRSIMSKLGLQAEELPLNRDTTVCCGYGGLMIYANQEVAHKVIQRRIKESESDYLTYCVMCRDNFASQGKRVLYLLDVIFGSDANHLAAQAGPGYSARQENRARLKTTLLRAVWGEPGVEEAQAKFKVTIPEDVLRVMEERRILVDDVTRVIDHGETSGNKLKDPVRGHYIAYFQPANVTYWVEYLPQDDGFVVRNAYCHRLVITS
- a CDS encoding DVU_1557 family redox protein, translated to MSTYKVQQQQMVIICVKCGIQLTLGQVTLSYLESSFPVELYRCSACGLVYIPEELANGKMKQVEAALEDK
- the trsM gene encoding DVU_1556 family methyltransferase, whose product is MIHHHPGGLPLTKRVVECAAFAPGARVVDIGCGTGQTVEYLRNTCGLQAVGIDLAESRLEQGRARVPGLPLMRAAGEALPFATASMDGALAECSLSVMTDSSRVLAEIHRILVDRGKLVITDLYVRKPAAACPAGAGPGGELRKQLADAGFRILVWEDQTAYLREFVACYLMQYGSIAELWQCTANGKMNKQMGYFLLLAEKCQTKG
- a CDS encoding DVU_1555 family C-GCAxxG-C-C protein, giving the protein MTETFFQLMELSQAGFYCSQILLIIGLEAQGKENPDLVRAMSGLNGGLGFCGKTCGALTGGACLIGLYAGKGTAEEMEDSRLNDMIRELVGWFEQENLPRFGSINCHDILEGNPANRMSRCPQLVMQTLDKVRDILAANGYSL